The sequence ATTTGATGTTAATCAATGGGGGTGCAGGAAAGCAGCCTGTACGCAATTTTATGCCTAGAAGAAAGAAAAAATTTCCTTGCGGTCATAGCGGATATGGACAAAGTTGTCATCGTTGCGAGCAAAAACAAGCAAGTTGGGAAAGAAAAAAACATAAAAAGCAACAATGGGAAGACAGCTTTGCGAAAGATCCCATCGATTTAAGCACATTACCAAAGAATGTTGTTATTAAAGCACGTAGAATTATCGCAGGGCTAGAAAGTCAGAGAGATTATCGAGAATATCGAGGGAAACGACTTAGACACGATCGCTTTGTGATCTCTATTCCTGTTACCCGTCATTATCGCCTGCTTTGTCGCGATCGCGGTAGTATCTTAGTTCCTGAAGAAGTGATCTCTCACGAGGACTATAACGTTCGCAAACCGGGCAGTTAAAATTATTACAAGTTGTTAAATTGTTAGCAAGATTACATACATAAACTACCGAAGCATTAAGAAACTCTCAGGCTGAAATCGAGAAGAGCCTTTGAATCGTAAAATAGTAATATCAGCAGCTTCGGTGGTATCGATCTGGCGAAAAAATATGCAAATTTATTTAGACTATAGCGCGACAACGCCGACACGCCCAGAAGCGAGAGGCAAAATGCAAGAAATCCTCACGCAAGGGTGGGGCAACCCTTCTAGTTTACATGAATGGGGACAAAGGGCAGCGACGACAATTGAGTTGGCGAGAATGCAAGTTGGCAGTTTAATCGGTGCATCAAACCCAGATGCGATTATTTTCACATCTGGAGGAACCGAAGCGGACAACTTGGCAATTATGGGCGTAGCGCGGCAATACTCAACGCCTCAACATATCATTATTTCTAGTGTCGAACATTCTGCGATCGCCGAACCCGTGCAACTTTTGGCACAATGGGGTTGGCAAGTGACGCGCTTACCTGTAAATAGCAGAGGTAGAGTTAATCCTCTCGACTTGGAAGCAGCTTTGCAAGCAAATACTGTCTTAGTATCGATTATTTACGGTCAAAGTGAAGTGGGAACTTTACAACCAATTTCCGAACTTGCCGCAATTACCCGCAAGCGAAACGTCCTCTTTCACACCGATGCAGTGCAAGTGGCGGGACGTTTGCCCGTAAATGTGGAAAAATTAGGCGTAGATTTACTTTCCCTTTCGAGTCATAAAATTTATGGTCCCCAAGGTGCAGGGGCGCTTTATCTTCGTCCTGGAGTCGAATTAGTTCCCCTCTTTGGTGGTGGGGGACAAGAGATGAAATTGCGTTCTGGGACTCAAGCAGTACCGAATATTGCGGGATTTGGTGTAGCCGCCGAACTTGCAGCCGCCGAAATGTCGGTAGAGACACCCAGGTTGATAAAATTACGGGATTTGCTGTTTGGGCTTTTAGCCGACTGTGACTATTTAACACCAACTGGCGATCGCTGGCATCGTTTGCCCCATCACGTTAGTTTTACAGTTTCCGTCCCTGGAATTACTGGAAAAACCCTGGTAAGACAAATGAACCTCGCTGGAATTGGGATTAGCGCTGGTTCTGCTTGTCATAGCGGTAAACTTAGCCCTAGTCCGATTTTAAAAGCAATGGACTACTCCGACAACAATGCTTTAGCCGGAATTCGCTTAACTTTAGGACGGGAAACCAGCGAAGCTGACATTGAATGGACAGCAATGGTCTTAAAACATATTTTAGAGCGATTATTAGCGAAAGAATTAGTTAGTAGTCGTTAACGTGGGGATGGTAATATCTGT is a genomic window of Oscillatoria salina IIICB1 containing:
- a CDS encoding cysteine desulfurase family protein, with amino-acid sequence MQIYLDYSATTPTRPEARGKMQEILTQGWGNPSSLHEWGQRAATTIELARMQVGSLIGASNPDAIIFTSGGTEADNLAIMGVARQYSTPQHIIISSVEHSAIAEPVQLLAQWGWQVTRLPVNSRGRVNPLDLEAALQANTVLVSIIYGQSEVGTLQPISELAAITRKRNVLFHTDAVQVAGRLPVNVEKLGVDLLSLSSHKIYGPQGAGALYLRPGVELVPLFGGGGQEMKLRSGTQAVPNIAGFGVAAELAAAEMSVETPRLIKLRDLLFGLLADCDYLTPTGDRWHRLPHHVSFTVSVPGITGKTLVRQMNLAGIGISAGSACHSGKLSPSPILKAMDYSDNNALAGIRLTLGRETSEADIEWTAMVLKHILERLLAKELVSSR
- a CDS encoding DUF7682 family zinc-binding protein is translated as MPRRKKKFPCGHSGYGQSCHRCEQKQASWERKKHKKQQWEDSFAKDPIDLSTLPKNVVIKARRIIAGLESQRDYREYRGKRLRHDRFVISIPVTRHYRLLCRDRGSILVPEEVISHEDYNVRKPGS